One window of Candidatus Nitrospira kreftii genomic DNA carries:
- a CDS encoding hypothetical protein (conserved membrane protein of unknown function), with protein MNRSALLTLLLGLLVIEGGVLFSEISTSTPPSMAWRMGFFILLPLGLASLIWLGFRWAAMVCVIYATVGLAMDLATIVQLQIRDLDTVHSLITSGISGVFNFLLIVFGGRWLLDVDQELMPPKSHPPSPPSSS; from the coding sequence ATGAACCGATCCGCTCTGCTGACTCTGCTTCTCGGCCTACTCGTCATTGAGGGCGGGGTGCTTTTCAGTGAGATTAGCACCTCGACGCCCCCAAGCATGGCCTGGAGGATGGGCTTTTTCATTCTCCTGCCTCTTGGGCTCGCAAGCTTAATCTGGCTTGGATTCCGGTGGGCCGCAATGGTGTGCGTAATCTACGCGACGGTTGGATTAGCAATGGATCTGGCAACCATCGTTCAGCTGCAGATACGGGATCTCGACACAGTTCATTCCTTGATTACCAGCGGAATCAGCGGGGTCTTCAACTTCCTTTTGATTGTGTTCGGCGGACGATGGCTTTTGGACGTCGATCAGGAGCTGATGCCTCCAAAATCCCACCCTCCCAGTCCTCCGTCTTCTTCTTGA
- a CDS encoding hypothetical protein (conserved protein of unknown function), with product MLPRTRKGIVRPRITTFDDFRDAISAYRLPRVLLAALELDLFTAVGNQSWTVEGLSKELKVSERGLSILCRNLAAAGVLQKKGPIYKNSRLGATALNGNHRTYRGGYLNLIRTHWADWARLTESVRSGLPIDHDIPDNPDYRRQFTWAMHHRTLEIAPAIAVQLHMGRAQTLLDLGGGPGTYAMAFLAKNPRLRATVCDREAALGVAKEIAGTHRAGRRLSYLPLDFSKESIPGIYDVIWYSNVLHIYSPEENQAIFRRAFAALAPGGRFIIQDAFLHDREGLHPAEASLFAVSMLLFTEGGNTYSVSETAKWLKAAGFMGVKILPIKKKTEDWEGGILEASAPDRRPKAIVRRTQSKGS from the coding sequence GTGCTGCCGAGAACTCGGAAAGGCATCGTGAGGCCGCGTATCACGACATTTGACGATTTTCGCGATGCGATATCGGCCTATCGGTTGCCGCGTGTGTTGTTAGCTGCGCTGGAACTGGATCTCTTTACGGCTGTTGGAAACCAATCATGGACTGTTGAAGGTCTTTCTAAGGAACTCAAGGTCAGTGAACGGGGCTTGAGTATTCTCTGTCGTAATCTTGCGGCGGCTGGGGTGCTGCAAAAAAAAGGGCCTATCTATAAAAACAGTCGGCTGGGCGCAACCGCCCTGAATGGGAACCATCGCACATATCGCGGCGGCTACCTGAACCTCATCCGTACGCACTGGGCAGATTGGGCGAGGCTAACGGAGTCTGTGCGGAGTGGGCTACCCATCGACCATGATATTCCTGACAACCCAGATTACCGTCGGCAATTCACCTGGGCCATGCATCACCGCACCTTAGAGATCGCCCCGGCGATTGCAGTTCAACTTCACATGGGTCGTGCTCAGACTCTGCTGGATCTCGGCGGAGGGCCGGGAACCTATGCAATGGCGTTTTTGGCAAAGAATCCAAGGCTTCGTGCCACCGTCTGTGATCGAGAGGCCGCGCTTGGAGTGGCGAAAGAAATCGCTGGCACTCACAGAGCAGGGCGACGACTCTCCTATCTGCCGCTCGATTTTTCCAAGGAGTCGATCCCGGGTATCTATGATGTGATCTGGTATTCAAACGTCCTGCACATTTATTCTCCCGAGGAGAATCAAGCCATCTTTCGTCGAGCCTTTGCCGCGTTGGCACCAGGTGGGCGATTCATCATCCAAGATGCATTTCTCCATGATCGTGAAGGCTTGCATCCGGCGGAGGCGAGTTTGTTCGCCGTATCGATGTTATTGTTTACGGAAGGGGGCAATACATACTCTGTTTCAGAGACGGCGAAATGGCTGAAAGCTGCCGGGTTTATGGGTGTCAAGATACTTCCTATCAAGAAGAAGACGGAGGACTGGGAGGGTGGGATTTTGGAGGCATCAGCTCCTGATCGACGTCCAAAAGCCATCGTCCGCCGAACACAATCAAAAGGAAGTTGA
- a CDS encoding Tetratricopeptide repeat protein — translation MTLQNGLSKELNRQGNEHFSRGYYTEAYVCYTKALECDRLTGDRRALVATLGNLGNICAVSGRRDSAQVYYQEVLELQKILGDEKGIGTTLANLGNLRADAGEWARARAYYLEALDLMVKTHDEEAQAVLFSDLGLVARETGQLDEAIQYYERSLALMQRLGNLGGVADAWRMIGRTFLVRKHYDEAIACCQTSQSIAERLRDELRTGGARYLLAQCYEEMGRLQEASDLLELVVTMDRKYGLPKLEENTERLQRLRARLVQQFPLPARQGRFA, via the coding sequence ATGACGCTGCAGAACGGACTTTCCAAGGAATTGAACCGCCAAGGGAACGAACATTTTTCACGCGGATACTACACAGAGGCGTATGTCTGTTATACCAAGGCGTTGGAGTGCGATCGTCTCACCGGCGATCGACGTGCGCTGGTTGCAACGCTCGGCAATCTAGGAAACATCTGTGCAGTCAGCGGACGTCGAGACTCTGCCCAGGTGTATTACCAAGAAGTCTTGGAACTTCAGAAGATTCTAGGGGACGAGAAGGGCATTGGAACAACGTTGGCTAATTTGGGGAATCTTAGGGCCGATGCCGGCGAGTGGGCCCGGGCGCGAGCGTATTATCTGGAGGCTCTCGATCTGATGGTCAAGACACATGATGAAGAGGCTCAAGCCGTGTTATTTTCTGATCTTGGGTTAGTGGCTCGGGAAACCGGGCAACTTGATGAGGCCATCCAGTATTATGAGCGGTCGCTGGCGCTGATGCAACGATTGGGAAATCTCGGTGGGGTCGCAGATGCATGGCGCATGATCGGCCGCACCTTCTTGGTACGAAAACACTATGACGAGGCTATCGCGTGTTGTCAAACCAGCCAATCCATCGCCGAGCGCTTACGAGACGAGCTTCGCACGGGTGGCGCTCGTTACCTACTGGCTCAATGTTACGAAGAGATGGGACGTTTGCAAGAGGCATCGGACTTGCTCGAGCTGGTTGTGACCATGGACCGTAAGTATGGACTCCCAAAACTTGAAGAAAACACGGAGCGTTTGCAGAGGCTGCGTGCCCGTCTCGTCCAACAATTCCCACTGCCGGCTCGTCAAGGAAGGTTCGCATGA
- a CDS encoding hypothetical protein (conserved protein of unknown function) yields MTEAVSSVWMQLRHQLVRSFPGFYELEPNGPLAMDLGEDGWILEVRPEGKVVCQYGVAMEDVMALMSDGTPEDLGTDEVAKQAKYFLQPAVNKYRALLLQSGFVEETETTDEFVAVTFSRTVDLHNRTKLEDLLRWCCRELGKAS; encoded by the coding sequence ATGACTGAAGCAGTCTCTTCTGTCTGGATGCAACTTCGTCATCAATTGGTTCGATCTTTCCCAGGATTCTACGAATTGGAACCCAACGGACCGCTAGCCATGGATTTGGGGGAAGATGGTTGGATCTTGGAAGTCAGACCAGAAGGCAAAGTTGTGTGCCAGTATGGAGTCGCAATGGAAGATGTCATGGCGCTGATGTCGGACGGGACGCCGGAGGATTTAGGAACCGATGAAGTTGCAAAGCAGGCAAAGTATTTTCTCCAGCCTGCGGTAAACAAGTATCGGGCACTTCTGCTCCAATCGGGGTTTGTCGAAGAGACCGAGACGACCGACGAGTTCGTGGCGGTCACATTTTCCAGAACAGTCGATCTTCACAATCGCACAAAACTTGAGGATCTCCTCCGCTGGTGCTGCCGAGAACTCGGAAAGGCATCGTGA
- a CDS encoding hypothetical protein (conserved protein of unknown function), which yields MQYTLVFPSRRPTLVQDVHSWLLHARLAILTWLIVVGFCLSCSNNLVWGQEVDAGNNMIVAAGFGYQIGPVSVIAVKVYDAESGAILSDEVYDLAVKENDGGGSTHGPRIFAGGVGLGATDLSNFMLRVYDANTGAFQWEGRLNLVHTDRKGEAQVISTRIPRRATVMKAQAVQPAAEQPVFLLRALDAATGLAVWEDEFTAAHIRIPRVQPIISRSNQPDGTFTGSSRTFDFRIRMYDPSGQDVRWEDQLSRLESDDGTTESSSDRASILPAWPQHPQEEEAPAESI from the coding sequence ATGCAATACACCTTGGTTTTCCCATCGAGACGTCCTACCTTAGTTCAAGATGTACACAGTTGGTTGCTCCACGCTCGTTTGGCCATCCTGACATGGCTCATAGTTGTCGGATTCTGTCTCTCATGCTCCAACAACCTGGTATGGGGTCAAGAAGTAGATGCTGGAAACAATATGATTGTGGCAGCGGGGTTCGGTTACCAAATTGGGCCTGTCTCGGTGATCGCAGTGAAGGTGTATGACGCTGAATCAGGTGCCATCTTGTCTGATGAAGTCTATGACCTGGCCGTCAAGGAAAATGATGGTGGCGGATCGACGCACGGGCCTCGTATTTTCGCCGGCGGTGTAGGATTAGGTGCCACAGACCTCTCCAATTTTATGTTGCGGGTCTACGATGCGAATACCGGGGCGTTTCAATGGGAAGGGCGGCTTAACCTCGTGCACACTGACAGAAAGGGAGAGGCCCAAGTAATCTCGACTAGGATACCACGGCGCGCCACTGTTATGAAGGCACAAGCTGTTCAACCAGCTGCCGAACAGCCGGTGTTCTTGCTGCGTGCACTGGATGCCGCGACAGGTTTAGCCGTCTGGGAAGATGAGTTTACAGCTGCGCACATACGGATTCCACGGGTACAGCCGATTATCAGTCGGTCAAATCAGCCAGATGGGACTTTCACTGGAAGTTCTCGTACCTTTGATTTCCGAATCCGCATGTATGATCCCAGTGGGCAGGACGTCCGCTGGGAGGATCAATTGTCTCGGCTAGAATCAGATGACGGAACAACGGAGTCGTCCAGTGACCGGGCCTCTATCCTTCCAGCTTGGCCTCAGCACCCTCAAGAAGAGGAGGCTCCTGCAGAATCGATCTAA
- a CDS encoding putative TPR repeat protein — translation MYRRNITHILMPLGFGLVLLIVYNLFLKSLVSPPSTQLPETIESVAPPPTPPSNRSPESEPKHARALDQSAIPSTPHEALLEAIRDEIEKHNLSLAENKLKELPQAVLSSNQSRPFVAILWNNLGLQQERLNGTRVSINAFKRAAELDDSNPVILMNLAHTYWEQRDRALNTEFLTKLMRLAPEEPFPHLAMADLLQEQDALSEAAKHLSQATDRARQDPALQSYLVAVTTKIHRTQSVESKMTARNSAHFVVKFDGEEDQGIWTSVLEILEDAYREIGQKFGHFPSKPIIVVLHTKDSFQRASGSPAWADGLYDPSLGRIQIPTQGATTDTKWLASVLRHEYVHALLHDRLGTATGALPTWLNEGLAMQWAGDTWPDLDQAMQGEINVIPLTYLESSWGALPAGTSTVAYLEANSATRYMIERWGMVRVDELLNALQAGATVANAVQNKLFISYEQFQRQWVESFEQNRS, via the coding sequence ATGTACCGCCGCAACATCACTCATATCTTGATGCCGCTCGGCTTCGGACTCGTCTTGCTAATTGTCTACAACCTATTTCTGAAATCGTTGGTATCGCCACCGTCTACTCAGCTTCCAGAAACCATCGAGTCTGTAGCACCACCGCCGACTCCTCCATCAAACAGGTCTCCAGAGAGCGAACCCAAACACGCTCGTGCACTTGACCAAAGCGCGATCCCCTCCACTCCGCATGAAGCGCTGCTGGAAGCGATTCGTGATGAAATCGAGAAGCATAACCTTTCACTGGCTGAGAATAAGTTGAAAGAGCTCCCTCAAGCCGTCCTGTCAAGCAACCAATCCAGACCTTTCGTCGCAATTCTGTGGAACAATCTCGGTTTGCAGCAGGAACGACTCAACGGCACACGAGTTTCCATCAACGCGTTCAAAAGAGCGGCGGAGCTAGATGACTCGAACCCTGTAATCCTTATGAATCTGGCCCACACTTACTGGGAGCAGCGCGACCGCGCACTCAATACAGAGTTTCTCACGAAGCTCATGAGGCTGGCCCCGGAAGAACCGTTCCCGCACTTGGCCATGGCCGACTTGTTACAAGAACAGGATGCCCTGAGCGAAGCCGCGAAGCACCTGAGTCAGGCAACCGACCGAGCAAGGCAGGATCCGGCACTTCAGTCGTATCTGGTTGCCGTCACGACGAAGATTCACCGCACTCAGTCAGTCGAGTCCAAGATGACTGCACGAAACAGTGCTCATTTTGTGGTGAAGTTTGACGGTGAGGAAGACCAGGGAATATGGACCTCAGTCCTCGAGATTCTTGAAGATGCCTATCGAGAGATCGGACAAAAGTTCGGGCATTTCCCCTCAAAGCCCATCATAGTTGTCCTCCACACCAAGGATTCCTTTCAGAGGGCGTCCGGCAGTCCGGCTTGGGCTGATGGCCTCTATGATCCCTCGCTCGGACGCATTCAGATTCCCACTCAAGGAGCGACGACTGATACTAAGTGGCTTGCTAGCGTGCTCCGCCACGAGTATGTGCATGCGCTTCTTCATGATCGCTTAGGAACAGCCACCGGAGCTCTGCCGACCTGGCTCAACGAAGGCTTGGCCATGCAATGGGCTGGAGACACATGGCCCGACCTTGATCAAGCCATGCAAGGAGAGATCAACGTGATTCCCTTGACCTATCTGGAGAGTTCCTGGGGTGCACTGCCAGCCGGGACTTCTACGGTTGCCTACTTAGAAGCTAATTCGGCAACCCGGTACATGATCGAACGATGGGGGATGGTTCGTGTCGATGAATTGCTGAATGCGCTCCAAGCAGGCGCTACCGTAGCCAATGCCGTTCAAAACAAACTGTTCATCTCCTATGAACAGTTCCAACGCCAGTGGGTTGAAAGTTTTGAACAGAATCGCTCCTAA
- a CDS encoding hypothetical protein (conserved protein of unknown function), whose translation MTRNVDFVSVKSNRERTGVDQAGDQVQFLAYQSEEAMKALGHNYRPGRPEMAF comes from the coding sequence ATGACGCGGAATGTCGACTTTGTGTCCGTAAAATCGAATCGAGAACGGACGGGAGTTGACCAAGCCGGCGATCAGGTCCAATTCCTTGCCTATCAGAGTGAAGAGGCCATGAAGGCCTTGGGACACAACTATCGTCCAGGTCGCCCTGAGATGGCTTTTTGA